taacataaattcTACCATCTtagctatttttaagtgtatagttcagtaaaGTACATTCATGTTTCGTGCTACTCCAGAATTCTCTCCATTTCgcaaaacagaaactctataaCCAATAAACAACTTCCCGttcttccctcttccccagcaaccaccattctactttctgtctgagAATTTGACTAATTTAGTATATCATACACTATCtgtcatttcacttagcatagtaccctaaagtttcatccatgttgtaacatgaatcagaatttccttcctttttaaggctgaataatattccactgtatgtacaccatattttgtttatccattcatccatcaatggacacctAGCTTGCTTCCAtcatttggctattgtgaatagtgagCGTGGATATACAAATGTCTCTTTGAGCAGGCAATTTTCATAGGAATGAGAAAGCATTTCTGCCTCAGTATCCTCATTGACAAATGGAAGATAACATAGTACCTGTCTCATACTTTTCCTATAAAGCTTAAATTAGTTAATGTGAGTGGACCACACATGTGTACATTCAGAAAGTATTAGCTGacatcattatttttatcatcattatcattgaTTCTTGACCAGCACTATCCAACAGAAATGTGATCCACaaatgtaattttacattttctactaGCCATATTAAAGAATGCAGAAAGAACAAGTGAAACTAACtttgataacattttatttaacaaaatatatcccaaatataatttcaacatgtattcaatatttttaaaactattagtaaaatactttaaaaaaaaaaaaaaaagatgactggtaaggggatcttaacccttgacttggtgttgtcaacaccacgctctcccaagtgagcaaaccggccacacccatatagggatccaaacccttggccttggtgttatcagcaccacagtctcccaagtgagccacgggccggcccctttacttttttttttttccctttgtttttaactgacacataactgtacatatttatgaggtactgtgtgatattttgatacatgtatacaatgtgaaatgataaaatgaggatgatTAGTACATTcaccacctcaaacatttatcatttattttgggggggatcACTCAAAAtcctcttctagctatttgaaaatatgtaataaattgttgttaattatagtctcCCTACAATACTACAGAACACaggaacttattcctcctatctagctgtaattttgtatccattaaccaatctctccttatatcccccaccaccaccttaacttgtctctagtaaccactattctactttacttctatgagatcaactttcttagcttccacatgagtgagagcatgcagtatttctctttctgtgtcgtGCTTATTTACTTAACATCCtgcaaactcatccatgttgccacaaaactttactttttttgtaCTAGTCGTTGAAATGCAGTATATACTTTCTGTATTTATAGCACATCTCAGTTCTGATAAGAAACATTTCAAGAGTTCAACAGCCATATGTAGCTACCATACTGAACagtacagctttattttttatttttttattttttcattatatatgtttatggggtacactTTGTTGTTTCCAGTATAGCTTTAGATTCTATTTGTTTAATCTTGATTCATTATCACACTGACTTGACAATAGAAATACTACAAAACATGATAAAAGTAAGTTTTCCTCTTATTATTCCTTCTGAAAAATTTCCAGACAACTCTTAGAAAGTTATTCTCTGATACTGAAGTTAGAATCCATCATCCAGTCTCAAAACTTCCTATTGATTATGTTGACTAGAACTAATTTAATGTCCTTATTATTTTgggttcctttctttttttttatactgTCTTCACTCAAATTAGTTTAACCAATGAGAATACCTCCCTCATTTCCACCTTGCCACCAAACTAGAGTACTTACGTTCTATTTCAAATTAACTGCTGGTTTATCTTCgtgtaaaatgtaatttaaaaattatgatgtatatgatgttgaatgttcccaacacaaagaggcaATAaacgtttgaggtgatggatatactaagtgcCCTCATaagatcattgcacacagtatgaatgtacatACCCCACTATCatattgtacttcataaatatatgcaattatcatgggtcaactaaggaaaataaattaaaaaagaaaaaaaagggagagagagagtaaaatagtggttactagaagcaGGGAAAGGAGGTGAGGGGTGGGCAGATAAATGTTGGTAGATTGGTACAAAAttagttagataggaagaataagttctggtgctctagggtgacaataactaataatattgtaatgtatatttcaagagagccagaaaagaggatcttaaatGTTGTAACCAtaatgaaatgataaatgcttaggTAATACATATGCTAACTAGTCTAACTGGATCATTATCCaatatatgcacgtattgaaacaacaaattgtatctcataaacatgtacaacgaaaaaaaataaaaattttttaaattaaaaaaagaaatttgaaaaaaattatgtattaagctccatcttattttaatatttaaatcaacTACTGAAAGAAGATGGTGATCAAATGACATATCTGAGAAAGTAAACAGATGTGAAATAAAGAGTCAAAATATgtgataaataaaacaataaaaatatatggaaactgaattattattatttgttaagaATGGACTCTATTTATATTGGGGATTTGTAATAATACCAGGAATATTTTCCATAATGAAGATTTATGATGACAAAAAGGTCCTCTGGAAAAAAGGGatgaatttattcttttacacCTTGCATAAATAGGATGTTTCAGAAAAAAGGTCAAGTTGTATACTTACTATGATCAACTGTTTTTCAtcagctttttctgtttcttttagtttCAAGTCCTTTGGAATTGTTATCTCCAAATGGGAATTACAATTAGGCCAAGAATGATTTGGTGGTGTTtcccttaaaaaacaaacaaaaccttggTTAGTACACcatcctgataacaccaaggtccagaattCAATCCCTATACACcagcagccaccaaaacaaaagccaaaaaaaccccaaaaactgtTGAATGTTATTGATCCGTATCATTTCAAAtcactgggggggggggcgtgtgtgtgtgaggggtggAGTAGATAACTTATTTTCTATACAACACTGACAAATTTCAACTTCAAGGAGAAAAACAAtaaccctttaaaaataaagggggaaataaataaatatcaatggGAAAAGGATACCAGAAAACAACTAATttccaataaataaacaaaaaactgtacCACCTACTATAGTCTGAACATGTTttaagttttatggttttagccaCCCAAGTCACTCCAATATGTCCTAAATACTGTTTATTGGTAATCCAAAAGGGAAAATAAGTCAGATCTATTTATTCTGACattaaaagagaacagaaagctTTTAATCTACTTAAAACACTCTTACATATTGATAATACTTAGTATTTCCCTTAGTGGGGAAAGGAACATTTTCAAACACTGTTGCTGGGAGTAAAAACAGGCACAATTTTGGAGGGAAATCTGGCAATGTAGGGTAAGTCTTATAGCTATGAATTTATCCTAGAGATAAAGTCATGCAAGtgtgcctatatatatatatatatatatatatattttttttttttttttttttttttgcagaactttttttttttttgtaaaaataaactataaataactaaaatgtcCTTGAAGTGAAGAACAGTTCAATAAACCATGGAACATTCACACAATGAAATCTAATgcagatttcattttaaaaaatgatttaatttaaaagaatgaggTAGGAAGGCAGAAGAGATGCCCATAGTACATTAGGTAAAAAACAAACGCTATTAAACAGTATATATAGCCATAGAAAAAAGTACAATGAAAAGAGAATCTGTGAGTAAACTGAGGATTACCAGTATAACTTTTCAAGGCAAGATCCCCCAACTAAAAACTTGTAAGTATAAAATCTTGAAGTTCTCAAATTTAACTCACACCTTACCTGTTATCACCATTCTCAGATGTTTGGTTATTAAGTATACTGTGCTGTTTGGGAGCTGACCCTGTAATTCAATCAAGAAGATAAATTATGCGTTGAGCTTTGTACTAGTGCTCCATTTAATGGTCAAAATCagtatacataaagaaaaaaacttcaatgtactaaatgcattatttttaataaagaccATTTGATAAAATTAGAACCGCTTTCCTAGAAATTACTCttcagaaaagaacagaaaggcCATACTTGGTCTACAGAGCTGTAAAGAGACCTTATGGTAGATTAACAGTTTACCTCTAATTTCACCAACAATTACTAACActgaacaataaagaaaattgtcTCAATGCCTGcataattatacaatatgtaaatgggaataaatgaaaaaattatggTCTCTGGAATTTTAATCACATTAATCAATCAATACATAAATGCAATAAtcaatccattttattttctaatgagtAAATGCATTTCTCATATTTATATTATACTCCCATTTCCCCCACACTGAGAAAAAGTTAAACGACAGATAATGGCAGCACAATTATCTGACCTCAATATTTTGCTCCAAGTATACTTTTTCTTTAGCAGAGAGAAGCAATAGGAAttagagattttcttttctatatcctCTGGTGCTTCATCTAATATAGGTGAGCAAATCCCCATTCAACAATTCAAATAATAttgtacaaaaaaaaatgttcacaggGTTACAAAAATAAAGCTTTTGTGTGGTATATGTGAACAATTTGcagcatttattaaatgtttaattcaGAGATAGAATCACTGAGCTGGAAAACTTGAGTAACTGAGAGTTAAGATAAGAACATGAAGTGGTAAAGCACAAACAGTAAAAGTACTTGAGAAATAAGCTGCTACCACTAACTTCAGCAATTAATTAAAAACACTTCTCCAGAAAGAAAGTCACCAACAAAATAATAGATTTAAGAACAGAAGAACTTTTGATAGGGAGTCAAAGGGTAGTACTTAGATACTTTCAACAAACCAATCAATAGAAGCAATTCTCCAGAAGGAATGAGTGATAATCATGATAATCACATATCAGAAAAACACAGCAATAGTAAAGAGGAATTTAACAGGCCtatttggtatatatatatagttttctgTAATATTGAAAAAGTCACTGAACACTGTAAAATccaaataatgttttcaaaatattaccTGGAAATTTACTCTCTCCTGCATCAACTTTTGCTTGACCTAGCAGAGTTGAAACAGCAATGATATTTTCCACAGGATTGTTTTCCAGCTTGGATTCCAAACACAGGCTGAAATTCTGAacacaaataattcaaaaattttatatcaATCTTTGGGTCTTATCCAAATACACTTCCAGTATATTTTAGCATACTAAGAAATTTAAGATAATACTTTATACTTTGAGTAATTCACATAGACATGTCTTAAAAGTCTCTCCATGATCTTGCCATAAGCTACGCTTTCAGCAACAGCTCCCATTAATCCCCTTCATGCTAAGTTTAAAAACATACCTCTCCCACAGATATATTCCATAGTTGCCTGGCTCTATACCTTTTCTGAGTTTTGTCTAGACTATACTGGCCAATACAATAGTCATTGCCACATCTGACTACTACGCACCTGAAATGTAGGTAGTATGATTTAAGATGTGCTGTAAGCATAAATCACACACCAGAATTtggaaaattaaacacacacacaaaaagagtaAAACATGTCATTAATCATTTTTACAAAACTGATTACATGTTCAAAGGCAAGGATAATATTTTTAGACagcaagttaaataaaatatattataattaattttacctgtttcttttgcTCCATTAATGTGGCtacaaaataacttaaaattatatatgtgactCATAGTATATTTTTACTGGATAGTGCTGATAGAATACCTTTCCCCCCATATAAATTCAACTCATTACTCAAATATTAACCTCTTCCACGAAGTCTTTCCTAATCTTCCCTAATTCTCCTTCGTCTACTTTATCTATACCTCTTTCATGTCCTTATCACTTCCTATTTTgaatcatttatttgtatttaactCATCTATAACTCTTAAGAGCAGGAACCATATTATACTAATCTTTTTATTCCTAAGAGCCCCTAATTCAGAACCTTGTCAAAGCAGATACTCAATTAgtaactaataaaagaaaatactccaAACTCCACCAACATTGGCTATCTCAGTGAAATGGAAATGACGAGGGAAGCAATTTTGTGTGTATCTGTCTTGTGATTGTTACAATGAACGTGTAACATTATTTTTTGAAcgttatatttttgaaaaactaacACTATTTTTGTCattgaaaaacaaagcaaaacaattaaaaacaagaacCATAACATGTTACTGATTACTCCAATCTTCATTAATAAGAAGTTAGTACATTATTGGTTAAAAAAgcaaatcataaaataattgaGCTTTAAAATTCATAAGATCCTAATAATTTAAATTCAGCCCAATGAATTCAGAGAAGTCCTATCAAACACTTTAGCCTTACCAACCACCATCATTTTTCAGTACTGCTGAGACTGACACCATATAATCAAGAGCAAAATTACAGATGGCCACTGAAAAAGTTTTCATTGACGTAAGGGTTGTGTGGTTTTTTGGTAAAACCTCTCTGAATCATCTTTTAATTAATGCTTTCATTCccatttatatagaaaataaaatctaagagtACAATACAATGTCTGCTCCCTTTAAATTCACTTTTTCAGCCCAGAACAACAGACACCGATCTATTCTCACAGCTTCTGGCATAATGCCCAGATTCCTAACTCACTCAAATTTGCTCCTAGACCAAATACCTCTAAAAAGAACTTTAAATCACTCTCAAAACTTTAAGTGACTTGACTTTTTTCCCACTTATGACATTTTTGCTCAAATGATTTTCTAATGTTCAAAGTATGCTGTTGTTCCgttaccagccagacaccaaaaagaaaaaaaaaaaaaatgagagtatGCTGTTGTGTAAAGGATGTTGTGCTAAGAATTAGAACACCTGGATCCTAACCCTATTTGTGCCACCAAACATGTGACCTACCTAAATCACATTCCACTCTGTTTTCTCagcacaaaattaaataattaatacaaGTTAATGAggtaggggttttttttggcttttgggggttttttggtctGTATTATAGTGCTCCAGGGTTGTATACATGTAAAATTTCTGCTTATTGGTTTTATACATTGGTATTCTACATACAAATTtacttcagaaagaaaagaactcaGCCACTTTTATAATCATTAAAATTTCTTCCCAATATAAGATTTTCGTtttcaatttccattttaaaaacttttggtCACTACAATTTTATTCTTAGACTGACGACTGAATTATTTATACCTCTCAGACCTTTCACTTTGCCAACTGTTCAAGATGGCCACACAAGTCAAACCAAAAGGCACCCCtttaaaagtgtttaatttttaaattttatcaggATTAAAGGTTGATTTGTCccaattgaaattaattttaatatcttaGTCAGAACTGGGCCCAAGTTTAAGTTCTAGATTTTAgtcattaagaaatatattttctgtggttataatagaaaaaggaaacaaattggtgtgttaaatttaaaagaaaagctggAATTTGATAGGTTTGTGctttacataatataaaaataaagggtGAAAATGAGGAAATAAGAAGAAGCATCCAAGTAAATGTGAGACATCTAAAGGAGTCAGTAAGTGCTATCACTATAAGATTGGGCTAATAAAATTCTTGCTAACAACTTTATAAGATACCTTAACAAATGACTCTTCTATCTTTTACAACTCTTTAGATAAAATATGTTGTAAATACTTGTTTCTTATTAGAAAGTACCCAGGCACTTCTACTATGCATAATGAAAATGGATTACCTTATCTGATGCTGATTCAAAAGAATGCTTCATCTGATTATCCAATGGTGGATCAGGAGATGGTTTTATTTGATCATCCAAATGGCAATTTTCAGGAGCCCTTTGtatggttttattaattttaactgtaatgtcattaattttaatttcttcagaatttttttttttcattttttgctgctGGCAAGCTGTATTTTTATCTTGTGGCTTTGTCCCTAAAAATGTACTTTGAGTCACTTCTAAAGCTGGTGGTGAAAAACTGGTTCGTAATAACCCCAATTTAGGGGAAACTTGAGAGTCCAACTTATTTTGCTGCACAGAGTTAAATTTTGTgagtttaattttattccatttggaGTTCTTCTTAGTTGAGCTGTTTATTCCATTTAGTAAACATTTCACaagctttgtttttctactgGGGAAGAAACGATTACACTGCATATCCTGATTTGTTTCCTTCTgatgaagtatttgtctttcaaCATTACTCTCttccaattttatttctgtaggcTTCTCCTCCTTTACGCTCTCCATTTGTGAAGATTCCTTTTTTACCTCTACAGTATCTGACTCAATTTCACCAGCAATTTCTTCACAGAGCTGGAGAATGCTACCTCGTTTGCCCTTTCCTGCTTGCTCCAGCTCATTATCTATACTTTGTTCAGGCACTGATGGCTGTGGACATTTTTGGGATTTTGCACTAGTATTCACTCGTGTATGAACTGACTTCTTCATCTCATGCTTTTTTGAGACCACTGAAGTAGCCATTTTTGATCTTTTTATCTCAGAAGTTACAGGCACAGGCTTTGTTTCCACTTTTCTAGTAGTCTTTAGAAGACACTTTTCAGATCCTTGTATGCATTGAGAGCTACAAGTATTAGCTGTCTGATGCTCTACTTTAcgtttttttccttttggggaaTTTATTACTTCATTAATTACTGAATATTCATCCTCTTTAGAGTCAGACTTTATTTCCAGTACTTTTCTTTTCACATGTTTTTGACTTGTTTTAACTTTATTAGACTTACTTTGAGTATTGCTATAGTACTCTTTTCTTGTTGGTGACAGACTCTGTTTAACTGCTTGAACTTGACCCTGAATCTCTCTACTGCGTAAAGACCTTGTCGAAACCTCTGTTAACTGCTGCAGTCTTTGTGATCTCCGGTTAAGCTGTTCATTTGCTTTAGGTGTTTCATGCACTAATTTTTTCTgagataatttcttcttttttgtacaTTCTTGTTGTGAACGTCCCTTCACAGTCACCATACTTTTATCAATGGATTTAGTATCTTTTTTATCACTGGATGCTGTTGCCTTTGTTGACCTTGTACTCATGCGTGTTACCAATTCAGgttgatttattttactttcactgGAAGACTTAACCAGTGATTTTATGGTTTCCTTTGGACCTGACACTTCTGCAATATTCTTTTGAGAATCTTGAACTTCCATTTCTAAATTCTTATCTTCACTTTTTTTAATAACTCTGGaggaattttcttttgatttctcctGAATAGACATCATTCCTgagtaatgtctcccttttctgaGTAGTTTTTGAGAGGATTTTCTGGTCCTGGTAGGCCTGAATGCTGAATAGCTAGTATTATTACTGAGGAGCAAATCCTTAAAATCAACTTTAACTTATgctaatacacatttttcaacaaaaatattagTTTGCTTCAAGTAAGGTTTCTGTCTGTCATTCCTAGGACATGAGAAAAGCTGACATGAATGctcaaatatatttgctttacttGGGACAAGGCAATAG
Above is a window of Cynocephalus volans isolate mCynVol1 chromosome 13, mCynVol1.pri, whole genome shotgun sequence DNA encoding:
- the ESCO1 gene encoding N-acetyltransferase ESCO1 isoform X1 codes for the protein MMSIQEKSKENSSRVIKKSEDKNLEMEVQDSQKNIAEVSGPKETIKSLVKSSSESKINQPELVTRMSTRSTKATASSDKKDTKSIDKSMVTVKGRSQQECTKKKKLSQKKLVHETPKANEQLNRRSQRLQQLTEVSTRSLRSREIQGQVQAVKQSLSPTRKEYYSNTQSKSNKVKTSQKHVKRKVLEIKSDSKEDEYSVINEVINSPKGKKRKVEHQTANTCSSQCIQGSEKCLLKTTRKVETKPVPVTSEIKRSKMATSVVSKKHEMKKSVHTRVNTSAKSQKCPQPSVPEQSIDNELEQAGKGKRGSILQLCEEIAGEIESDTVEVKKESSQMESVKEEKPTEIKLEESNVERQILHQKETNQDMQCNRFFPSRKTKLVKCLLNGINSSTKKNSKWNKIKLTKFNSVQQNKLDSQVSPKLGLLRTSFSPPALEVTQSTFLGTKPQDKNTACQQQKMKKKNSEEIKINDITVKINKTIQRAPENCHLDDQIKPSPDPPLDNQMKHSFESASDKNFSLCLESKLENNPVENIIAVSTLLGQAKVDAGESKFPGSAPKQHSILNNQTSENGDNRETPPNHSWPNCNSHLEITIPKDLKLKETEKADEKQLIIDAGQKRFGAVSCNVCGMLYTASNPEDETQHLLFHNQFISAVKYVGWKKERILAEYPDGRIIMVLPEDPKYALKKVDEIREMVDNDLGFQQAPLMCYSRTKTLLFISNDKKVVGCLIAEHIQWGYRVIEEKLPVIRSEEEKVRFERQKAWCCSTLPEPAICGISRIWVFSMMRRKKIASRMIECLRSNFIYGSYLSKEEIAFSDPTPDGKLFATQYCGTGQFLVYNFINGQNNI
- the ESCO1 gene encoding N-acetyltransferase ESCO1 isoform X2; this translates as MMSIQEKSKENSSRVIKKSEDKNLEMEVQDSQKNIAEVSGPKETIKSLVKSSSESKINQPELVTRMSTRSTKATASSDKKDTKSIDKSMVTVKGRSQQECTKKKKLSQKKLVHETPKANEQLNRRSQRLQQLTEVSTRSLRSREIQGQVQAVKQSLSPTRKEYYSNTQSKSNKVKTSQKHVKRKVLEIKSDSKEDEYSVINEVINSPKGKKRKVEHQTANTCSSQCIQGSEKCLLKTTRKVETKPVPVTSEIKRSKMATSVVSKKHEMKKSVHTRVNTSAKSQKCPQPSVPEQSIDNELEQAGKGKRGSILQLCEEIAGEIESDTVEVKKESSQMESVKEEKPTEIKLEESNVERQILHQKETNQDMQCNRFFPSRKTKLVKCLLNGINSSTKKNSKWNKIKLTKFNSVQQNKLDSQVSPKLGLLRTSFSPPALEVTQSTFLGTKPQDKNTACQQQKMKKKNSEEIKINDITVKINKTIQRAPENCHLDDQIKPSPDPPLDNQMKHSFESASDKNFSLCLESKLENNPVENIIAVSTLLGQAKVDAGESKFPGSAPKQHSILNNQTSENGDNRETPPNHSWPNCNSHLEITIPKDLKLKETEKADEKQLIIDAGQKRFGAVSCNVCGMLYTASNPEDETQHLLFHNQFISAVKYVGWKKERILAEYPDGRIIMVLPEDPKYALKKVDEIREMVDNDLGFQQAPLMCYSRTKTLLFISNDKKVVGCLIAEHIQWGYRVIEEKLPVIRSEEEKVRFERQKAWCCSTLPEPAICGISRIWVFSMMRRKKIASRMIECLRSNFIYGSYLSKEEIAFSDPTPDGKLFATQYCGTGSFLGLIP